ATAATTGATCGGCAGCGCTTGAAACGCATAAAGCGCTAACAGCAGACAGATCAATCCGGCAATGCCGGGAAAACCAACGCCAGGATGCGTGAACTCCACGAACAAGCCAAGCAGGCCGGCGAGCATGAGCAGATAGGCGATGTTGGGATTGGTGATGACGGCCAAAAATTCCTGGCGCTTGGACATCGGCACCGTCACCACATCGGCCGGCACCGTATGCAGCTCAACCGGGGTACCGGCGAGCTCAATTTTTCGTCCTTCGATTTTTTTCAGCAACTCCGGGACATCGATCGCAATCAGATCGATGACGTGTTCCTTGAGCGCCTCAGTTTCCGTGATCGAAAAGCTGTGCGTCACGGCTTTTTTGGCCCACTCCTCGTTGCGTCCGCGAGTCTTCGCGATGGTGGTGACCCAGGCTACCGTGTCGTTGATGATTTTCTCGGTCATGGGATCGGTCTCGGTTTCTTCCACTTCTTCTTTTTCTTTCTCTTTTTCGCCAGTGGCTCGCTTCACTAATCGTTTAATCGGTCCGCCCTCGCCCATGACCACCGGATGGGCCGCGCCAATGTTCGTCGAGGGCGCCATCGCCGCCACGTGCGCGGCGAGCGTGATGAAGACACCGGCCGAACCGGCCCGGGAGCCTGAGGGGGCCACGTAAACCGCAATCGGCACTTTGGCGTTCATCATGCGCTTGACGATCGCGCGGGTCGATTCCAGCAAGCCGCCCGGCGTATCGAGCTTGATCACGAGGCAGACCGCGCCGTCAGACTCGGAGCGCTCAATCGCATCGACAATATATTGCTGTGTGACCGGGCTGATGATCTGATTATCCAGCTCGATGACATTGACGTGGGCGGCTTCGCTGGCGGCGCTGCGTAGCCCAGTTAACCCACAGATTCCGATGATCAGCAAATATCGAAAAAGTTTCATAGTGTTATCGCGAGAAATGCGTGGAGCAGACGGGGATCGAACCCGTGACCTCCACAATGCCATTGTGGCGCTCTCCCAGCTGAGCTACTGCCCCGCGTGACGGTCACTATACCGTAGCTTACTCGACGGTGTCAATCTCATCGCGTTGTCCCGGCTCAGTATGGTATCATCAGAAACTATGCGGCTAGGGGTGCACGTGCCGATTGCAGGGGGGCTCCACAAGGCGCTGGCGTGGGCCGGGACGACCGGCTGCACTACGATCCAAATCTTCAGCCGCAGCCCGCGCGGCGGCAAGGCCCCGCCGATTCTTCCCCAGGTCGCCGCAGACTTTACCCGCCAGCGGCTCGCCTTAGGGATCGAGCCGCTCGCCATCCACGCGCCCTACATTATTAATTTGGCCTCGCCTGAGCCGGCTAAGTGGACATGGTTTGTCGAACATTACGGTCAAGAGTACGCGCGAGCGGTCGCGCTTGGCGCGACGTACTTGGTGACCCATGTCGGTAGCCATCGAGGAGAAGGGGAAACCGAAGGCATCGCGCGCGTTGCCGCGGCCATCAACAAGACGCTGGCATCGTCCGATGGAAAGGTCATCATTTTACTCGAGAACACCGCCGGCTCAGGCCAAGGGCTCGGCTACACCGTTGAGCAGTTGGCGGCGATCCGCGCCGGCGTGAAGGAGCAAGCGCGTGTGGGCATTTGCCTTGATACCGCCCATCTGTTTGCATCCGGCTATGCGATTCATACGCCCGAAGGGCTGGAAGACACGATCGCAGCCTTTCAACGCGCCGTCGGGATGGAACATCTCAAGCTGATTCATCTCAATGACTCGAAGGTGCCGTTCGGCTCGCGGGTGGATCGCCATTGGCACATCGGCAAAGGCCATATCGGCCTGCCAGCCTTCCGCCGCATTGTCAATCATCCAAGACTTCAGGACGTCCCCTTCATCCTTGAAACACCAAAAGCCACTGCAGCAGATGATATCAAGAATCTTACAACCGTCAGACGGCTCGCTAGATCCCTCGGCCCCTCGGCCCCTCGGCCACGTGGTCGCGCATGAGGCATGTTCACCCGTTTGCGCTGTGGGGGGCGGATCATCTCACGGCGCTCGGCCTCGTCCTGGCAGCCATCGCCGCCCTCATCATCGTAGCACCGTCGCTGCGCAGGCAGCAGGATCTGCCGCTGCGCCGCGCGTGCGCGCTGCTGCTCTTGGCGAATGAGGCCGGAAGCCTAGCGTGGGCGGCGGCCCACGGGCACGTGCGCGTGCCGCTGCAACTGTGCGACTTGGCCGCTTTCCTGACGATTTGGTCCCTGTGGAGCGTGCAGCCATGGGCGTGCGAGCTGGCCTACTTTTGGGGATTGGCCGGCAGCACGCAAGCGCTGCTCACACCGGATCTGCCATGGGGCTTTCCCGATTATTGGTGGATCAAATTTTTCGCCACCCACGGCGGCGTCGTCATCGGCGTCGTGTATCTGGCGGCGAGCGGCCGCGTCGCGCCCAGCGGCGGATCGGTCTGGCGAGTATGGCTCATCACCAATGGCTATGTCGCGCTCGCGGGGATCGTCAACTGGCTCTGGGGCACGAACTACGGATATCTTTCGCATAAGCCGATGCATCCGAGCCTGTTGGACGCTTTCGGCCCATGGCCCTGGTACATCCTCGCCATGGATTTGGCAGCCCTCGGGCTGTTCCTCTTGTGCTATACTCCTTTCATTAACCACAAGGAGGGCAGATGGCAGCGCGCATCGGCACGTCGGTCGTGACGGGCTTTCGCTCGGCGAACCGCAGTTGGCTAGGCATCGGCCTGTATGCGGCCGGCTGGCTCGTGATCGGGGTCATCAGCCTTGCC
The Candidatus Omnitrophota bacterium genome window above contains:
- a CDS encoding nodulation protein NfeD: MKLFRYLLIIGICGLTGLRSAASEAAHVNVIELDNQIISPVTQQYIVDAIERSESDGAVCLVIKLDTPGGLLESTRAIVKRMMNAKVPIAVYVAPSGSRAGSAGVFITLAAHVAAMAPSTNIGAAHPVVMGEGGPIKRLVKRATGEKEKEKEEVEETETDPMTEKIINDTVAWVTTIAKTRGRNEEWAKKAVTHSFSITETEALKEHVIDLIAIDVPELLKKIEGRKIELAGTPVELHTVPADVVTVPMSKRQEFLAVITNPNIAYLLMLAGLLGLFVEFTHPGVGFPGIAGLICLLLALYAFQALPINYAAVALILLGVGLLIAEIKIISHGLLAVGGIIALTLGSLMLFESPDPTLRVSWNVIVPTVATLAGIILFVVTRALSAQRRRVTTGVQGLIGSIGVARTALKPDGTVFVHGELWSAVSSKTVPEGARVRIKKIEGLQLFVEPVHAVNGGAKPGGA
- a CDS encoding deoxyribonuclease IV, whose protein sequence is MHVPIAGGLHKALAWAGTTGCTTIQIFSRSPRGGKAPPILPQVAADFTRQRLALGIEPLAIHAPYIINLASPEPAKWTWFVEHYGQEYARAVALGATYLVTHVGSHRGEGETEGIARVAAAINKTLASSDGKVIILLENTAGSGQGLGYTVEQLAAIRAGVKEQARVGICLDTAHLFASGYAIHTPEGLEDTIAAFQRAVGMEHLKLIHLNDSKVPFGSRVDRHWHIGKGHIGLPAFRRIVNHPRLQDVPFILETPKATAADDIKNLTTVRRLARSLGPSAPRPRGRA
- a CDS encoding TIGR02206 family membrane protein, whose amino-acid sequence is MRHVHPFALWGADHLTALGLVLAAIAALIIVAPSLRRQQDLPLRRACALLLLANEAGSLAWAAAHGHVRVPLQLCDLAAFLTIWSLWSVQPWACELAYFWGLAGSTQALLTPDLPWGFPDYWWIKFFATHGGVVIGVVYLAASGRVAPSGGSVWRVWLITNGYVALAGIVNWLWGTNYGYLSHKPMHPSLLDAFGPWPWYILAMDLAALGLFLLCYTPFINHKEGRWQRASARRS